The genomic segment AGACGGTTCCAACTACTCTAAATGGTGCTCCAAGCCGTTCGAGGATCTGATCCAGCCGGCGCGTAGCGAGTCCGACCACGCCAAACGTATCGACCTGTACAAACAGGCCCAGGTGGTGATGCACGACGAAGCGCCGGCGCTGATTATCGCCCACTCGACAGTGTATGAGCCGGTGCGTAAAGAGGTGAAGGGCTACGTGGTTGACCCGCTCGGCAAACACTATTTCGATAACGTTTCTTTAGACTGATGATCTACTAACCCCCCTTTATCCCTGCAGGGAGCTTCCGCCAGCCCGGCGGAAGCGGGAGTATTCCCCGGTGTCGCACCGGGGAACGGCCGCGCGCCAGCGGGGCCACGGGGGGAAATCCTGAAGACATGAGCGTTAATCACCCGGACGATATCCACTGCGTCCGGGTCAATTTTTTACAGAAACAGAGATTACGGAATATGTTGCAGTTCATACTCCGACGTTTGGGTCTGGTGATCCCGACGTTTATTGGTATTACCTTGCTGACCTTCGCCTTCGTGCATCTGATCCTAGGGGATCCGGTGTTGATCATGGCCGGGGAGCGCGGTATTTTCCCCGAGCGCCATGCGGAATTGATGGCCCAGATGGGGCTGGATAAGCCGCTATTTCAGCAATACTTTCACTATATCGCCGGGGTGCTACAGGGGGATCTGGGCACCTCGCTTAAAAGCCGGCTGCCGGTATGGCAGGAATTTGTCCCGCGTTTCCAGGCGACCTTGGAGCTGGGGATTTGCGCCATGATTTTCGCCGTACTGGTAGGCATTCCCGTGGGGGCGCTGGCGGCGGTGAAGCGCGGTTCGATTTTCGATCATACCGCGGTGGGTATCTCGTTGACCGGCTATTCGATGCCCATTTTTTGGTGGGGCATGATGTTGATTATGCTGGTGTCGGTGCATTTGAACCTTACGCCGGTGTCCGGCCGGGTGGGGGATACGGTGTTTCTCGACGACAGCCAGCCCCTGACCGGTTTCATGCTGATTGATACGCTGATTTGGGGCGAGCCGGGGGATTTTAAAGACGCCGTCATGCATATCATCCTGCCGGCCATCGTACTGGGTACCATTCCGCTGGCGGTCATCGTGCGTATGACCCGTTCGGCGATGCTGGAGGTGCTGAGCGAGGATTATATCCGCACCGCGCGTGCCAAAGGGCTGAGCCGCCTGCGGGTGATCATCGTCCATGCGCTGCGTAACGCGCTGCTGTCGGTCGTAACGGTTATCGGCCTGCAGGTGGGGACGCAGCTGGCGGGCGCTATCCTGACCGAAACCATCTTTTTCTGGCCGGGCATCGGCCGCTGGCTGATTGAGGCGCTGCTGCGGCCCCCGGTCTGGATGGAAGGCGGCAGCTGGCAGTTTCTGCTCGGCACCGACGATGTGGGCCGCGATATTCTTAGCTGCCTGATGTACGGCGCCCGCCTGTCGCTGCTGGTGGGATGCCTGGTGGTCGCGCTGTCGCTGCTGCTGGGGGGTGATCTTCGGCCTGCTGGCCGGCTATCTCGACGGTATGGTGGATACTATCATCATGCGCGTGGTCGATATCATGCTGGCCCTGGTGCTGGTGGCGATCTTCGGCCCGTCCATCGTTAACGCCTCGCTGGCGCTTACCTTTGTCGCCCTGCCGCACTATGTGCGTTTGACGCGCGCATCGGTGCTGGGGGAAGTCAACCGCGATTACGTGACCGCTTCGCGGGTGGCCGGCGCCGGTACGCTGCGGCAGATGTTCGTCAATATTTTGCCCAACTGTCTGGCGCCGCTTATCGTTCAGGCCTCGCTGGGGTTCTCCAATGCCATTCTGGATATGGCGGCGCTCGGCTTCCTGGGTATGGGGGCGCAGCCGCCTACGCCTGAGTGGGGCACAATGCTGGCGGACGTATTGCAGTTCGCCCAGAGTGCCTGGTGGGTGGTGGCGTTCCCTGGATTCGTCATTCTACTCACCGTGTTGGCGTTCAATTTAATGGGGGACGGCCTGCGTGACGCCCTCGACCCCAAACTCAAGCAGTAACGAGGATGCAATGGCGTTATTATCCATAGACAAACTGTCGGTCCATTTCGGCGATGAGGGTACCCCGTTCCGCGCCGTTGACCGAATCAGCTACCAGGTGGAACAGGGCCAGGTGCTGGGCATCGTCGGCGAATCCGGCTCGGGTAAATCGGTCAGCTCGCTGGCCGTGATGGGATTGATTGATTATCCCGGCAAAGTTATGGCCGACAATCTGGTATTCAACGGCCGCGATCTGCAGAAAATTTCCGACAACGAGCGCCGCCAACTGATCGGCGCCGATATGGCCATGATTTTCCAGGATCCGATGACCAGCTTGAACTCCTGTTACACGGTGGGCTTCCAGATCATAGAAGCCATCAAAGTCCACCAGGGCGGCAACCGCCGGACCCGCCGCCAGCGCGCCATCGATCTGCTGACGCTGGTGGGCATTCCCGATCCGGCCTCCCGGCTGGACGTGTATCCGCATCAGCTATCCGGCGGTATGAGCCAGCGCGTGATGATAGCCATGGCCATCGCTTGTCGGCCCAAGCTGCTGATTGCCGATGAACCGACTACCGCGCTGGATGTCACCATCCAGGCGCAGATTATCGAGCTGTTGCTTGATCTGCAACAGCGCGAGAACATGGCGTTGGTACTGATTACCCACGATTTGGCGCTGGTGGCGGAAGCGGCGCACCATATTATCGTGATGTACGCCGGGCAGGTGGTGGAAACCGGCAAGGAGACGGAAATTTTCCGCGCGCAGCGTCATCCCTACACCCAGGCGCTGCTGCGCGCCCCGCCGGAGTTTGCCGCCGATAAGGCGCGTCTGACGTCGCTGCCGGGCACCGTACCGGGCAAATATGACCGTCCGTCGGGCTGTCTGCTTAACCCGCGCTGCCCCTATGCCACCGACCATTGTCGCCAGTCGGAGCCGGCGCTGCGCACCTTGCCGGACCGTCAGTCCAAATGTCACTATCCGCTGGATGATGCCGGGAGGCCCACCCGATGAGCGAAATCATTATCGATAACCGGTCCACCTCGCTACTGCATGCCGTGGATCTGAAAAAATATTATCCGGTCAAGAAAGGGCTGTTCGCCGAAGAGAAACTGGTGAAAGCGCTCGACGGGGTCTCTTTTACCCTTGAGCGGGGGAAAACCCTGGCGGTGGTCGGCGAGTCGGGTTGCGGTAAATCGACCCTGGGACGTTTGTTGACCATGATCGAAACGCCGAGCGGCGGCGAGCTGTATTACCTCGGGCAGGATCTGCTCAAGCCTGACCGTACCGCCGAGCATCTGCGCCGCCAGAAGATCCAGATAGTTTTCCAGAACCCCTATGGATCGCTGAATCCGCGTAAAAAAGTGGGACAGATTCTTGAGGAGCCGCTGCAGATCAATACCTCGCTTAGCCGGGCGGAGCGCCGGGAAAAAGCGCTGGCGATGATGGCGAAAGTGGGGTTGAAAACCGAACACTATGATCGCTATCCCCATATGTTTTCCGGCGGCCAGCGGCAGCGCATCGCTATCGCCCGCGGTCTGATGCTGGATCCGGATGTGGTCATCGCCGACGAACCGGTGTTCGCGCTGGATGTCTCGGTACGGGCGCAGGTCTTGAATCTGATGATGGATCTGCAGCAGGAGATGGGATTGTCCTACGTGTTTATCTCACACGATTTATCGGTGATAGAGCACATCGCCGACGACGTGATGGTGATGTACTTGGGCCGCTGCGTCGAGAAGGGCAGCAAAGACGCGATTTTCAACAATCCGCGTCATCCCTATACCCAAGCGCTGCTGTCCGCCACGCCCCGGCTCAATCCCGATCTGCGTCGCGCTGCAACCGCAGCTGAAAGGCTACGGCGATCAACTGGTGGCGTGCTTCGCCGTTGATCAGGATGAAGCCCAAACAGGCCGATAACCACCGACTCAGGGGACCGTGTCCCCTGATATACCGCCTGTGTCCCCCCGTGAGATGAACAAGCGCCCGTCTCCGTCAGGGCCAGAATAGCCCAGATACCCCGTCGTTCCGCAACTAACCGAACAGGGCTACATTGGCGCCCTTATCGCTGGTTGGCTAGACGTTGGCTCTCTGTCCTCTGCACTAGGAATATACAGCATGTTCCGAAAGGTGACATTTATCCCTGATAATACAGGGGTCTTCCCCTGTTGTGGTGGCTCAATCGACAGTTCTGAATTTTTACTTTACTTATTCTTTTGGCTGGAACTTGGACTTCTATATGGATGTCAAACGTATTTACGTTTAAAAGAATAACGTTCATGTCATGCTTAAAAAAATATGCATATGCCCCATTTATCTTACTGCCTCATGGTGTTGCAGCATCGGCCTCACCAAATATGATGTATGACACTGATAAGAAAGACTATTCACTGTCACCAGAGGTAACGCCAAAATTATCTTGGGAGAAAAGTGAGTCTCAAGTTGATAAAACTTAATATTGTCTTACCCCTAGCGATCCGGGATGCAGCAATATGTGGCAAAAGGAAAAAGAAAAGGAGAATGACGAGCGAATACAACATCACCAGCAAAAAAATTTTATAACTCCCTTAAATGATTGCTCAAAAATTCATATTTAGTTTCCCATAGTGGAACATTACTCCCAGCTTGAAACGTTCTTTGTTCCTGAAGCCCCGTGACTTGATCCTGAGCAGCCGTATTTTGCTGTTCAGGGACTCCGCATACCCATTTGATACCCGGTTTTTCATTGCATTCAGAATGCCGTAAAGACGTTTTGCCACCATGCGGGCAATGCTGGCCATGAGCGGTATGCTGGTGTCTTTAGAGCTATCGCCATCCATTCCTGCCACAGCTTACGGCTATGATTGTCATAGCGGCGGTGCCACAGATCGCGAGCAAGCTCTTTCATTACCCAGCACTGGCTCGTTTGGGGTAACACCAGCCGGGCAACTTCTAACCTCTTTGCCCGGTACCCGAGGCGATTTTGTTTGCTGTAAAACCATAGATAGCGTGAGCGGTGGGCGTCTTTCCTGTCTGACGATGGGATCTGTTTCATCTCAGCCTGACGGGTTTTATCAACGACGGCGCAAAACATTTTTGCCACATGGAAGTGATCGAAAGCGATTTTATCGACGGCATTGGGGAGATGGATGCGGGCTGCACTGATATAGGCCATGTTCATGTCTATAGACAGCGTTTTTATCTCATCAAGCTGGTGATCTCTCAGGCTGCGCAGATAACTGGCAAGGCTTTCTACACAGCGGTCGTCGGTCAGTTGCAAAGTGCGTCCCTGCCTGTCAGAGATAACGGTGACGTACTGGTGTCCTTTTTTGAACCCGACTTCATCCACGCAGAGGTGACGGGCGGGATAAGGGTTGTTTTATCCGGGCCAAGCCTCGTTTGACTGCGCGCATCATGATGCTGTCAACGGCATTCCAACTGAGTTTGAGCTGCTTTCTGACAGCATCCACGGTGCTGACTTTCAGCCATGAAAGAACAAAGGCTTCGAACAACAAGGTGTAGCGGCTGCCTGACCCTGCCCAGGGAACAGGCAGTGTCTGGCAACCGTGCTCGGGGCAGTCAACGCGAGGGACATCAGCCTCAACCAGCGTGGTGAACTGACAGGTATCGAGGTGATGCCATTTACGACGCCGGTGATCATGTATGGAGCAGGATTTACCGCAGGTTGGGCAGGCCAGTTGTGTGTGCTCGGCAATGCCGACAATTACCGTCACTGATCCAGATTTTTCATCAAGAGAAAGGGATTGTACCTGCCACGGTGCGGACAGGTTAAGGATATGGGCATAGAGGGACTTTTCGTCCATGGCAGACTCCTCAAAAATCAAGACTGTCATCATAATGCCCTTAGCCACCACAACAGGGGAAGACCCTAATGCAGACACTCATTCAAGGCCTAAAACTCATTGACTTCTAAGGCTATGGCTAGTCGATCAATTGCACCCCTTTGCGGATAAAATCCAAAGGTATGTATTTATCAAGGCCGGTATGCCGGCAATATTCAATAAGCTGAACGAGACTGTGAACGCGGCCTTGTTGTAAATATTCATGAGGTGCACGTCAACCGTTTTATAGGAAATAGCGAGTCGTTTGGCTTTGTTGAATAAATCGAACTTTTAGGTGACTGGCGGCTCTGATCACTACATTCGTTTCAACATCAGGTCCCCATGGCAAAGCAAAAGTTTAAAATCACCAACTGGCCCGCATACAACAATGCGCTCAGGCAGCGGGGGGACCTGACAGTATGGCTTGATGAGTCAGCCATTGCTGCATGGACTGAGAGTACACCACCTGAACATCGTGGCCGGCCGCTTCACTACACCGATATGGCCATTACCACGGTTCTGATGATAAAGCGCGTGTTTAACCTTTCGCTCCGGGCGTTACAGGGTTTCGTTGACTCGATTTTTAAACTGATGGGGCTGTCGCTGCGCTGCCCAGATTACTCTCTGGTCAGCCGGCGAGCAAAAACCGTCGACATCAGCATAAAAACGCCAACCCGCGGCGAAATCTCACACCTGGTCATCGATGGCACCGGCCTGAAAGTCTTCGGCGAAGGCGAATGGAAAGTCAGGCAGCATGGGGCTGAGAGGCGCAGAGTATGGCGCAAGCTTCATCTGGCAGTAGATAGCGCGACACATGAAATTATCTGTGCCGATTTATCGCTAAACGGTACGACAGATGCGCAGGCGCTGCCCGGGCTGATTAACCAAACCCACCGGAAAATCAGGGAAGCGTCGGCTGACAGTGCTTACGATACGCGTTACTGTCATGATGCTCTGCTGAGGAAAAAAATAAAGCCGCTTATCCCACCGCGAAGTGGTGCGCAATATTGGCCAGCTCGATACCATGAGCGTAACCATGCGGTGGCAAATCAGCATCTGAGCGGCAATAACGATACCTGGAAAAAGAAAGTAGGTTATCACCGGCGTTCACTGGCTGAAACGGCCATGTTCCGGTTTAAAACACTTCTGGGTGGTCATCTGAGTCTGCATGACTATGACGCGCAGGTAGGTGAGGCAATGGCAATGGTTAAAGCACTTAACCGGATCACACTGTTAGGAATGCCAAACAGCGTCCGCATCATGTAACAATCGCCCTGATAGGGAGGAAGTCGTCACACATTTCGGATTTATTCAACAAAGCGCGTTGTAGGCACAATTTCTGAAGCCAGACCCTTACTTTTTTTCTCAGCCATGAATTATATCAACGGTAAATCGCCGGTTAAGCTAACTACGCATTTGTCGGATAACACTTTTACGGAGCGAGAGCTCGAAATTATCTTCTTTTCTTATCAAGGGTTGAGCAGCAAGGAAATAGCGCTACGCCTGGGAATTTCACGTCGCACGGTAGAAAATAGGCTTTGCGGGCTTTATCAAAGGGCAAATGTTCATAATATTCAGCAATTCAGAGAGTTTTGCAAAGATTTAAGCTTTGATTATTATATTCCCGAGTCTTTTTTGCAGCCGAAAATTATCGTCATAGAGGCTGTTAATGCCTAATATTTTTGAGATATTGGTCAGGATTTATACGCCAAGCCTGTTCTACGCTTTTTTTTTATTACGTTCATATTGCATGATTTTGTGTTTAACTAATAGGCTTTAATTCGCGGCGTCGATTGATTAATAAACCACGATGACAGTCGGTGTGTCGCGCC from the Candidatus Sodalis pierantonius str. SOPE genome contains:
- a CDS encoding ABC transporter permease subunit — protein: MRVVDIMLALVLVAIFGPSIVNASLALTFVALPHYVRLTRASVLGEVNRDYVTASRVAGAGTLRQMFVNILPNCLAPLIVQASLGFSNAILDMAALGFLGMGAQPPTPEWGTMLADVLQFAQSAWWVVAFPGFVILLTVLAFNLMGDGLRDALDPKLKQ
- the dppD gene encoding dipeptide ABC transporter ATP-binding protein, which encodes MALLSIDKLSVHFGDEGTPFRAVDRISYQVEQGQVLGIVGESGSGKSVSSLAVMGLIDYPGKVMADNLVFNGRDLQKISDNERRQLIGADMAMIFQDPMTSLNSCYTVGFQIIEAIKVHQGGNRRTRRQRAIDLLTLVGIPDPASRLDVYPHQLSGGMSQRVMIAMAIACRPKLLIADEPTTALDVTIQAQIIELLLDLQQRENMALVLITHDLALVAEAAHHIIVMYAGQVVETGKETEIFRAQRHPYTQALLRAPPEFAADKARLTSLPGTVPGKYDRPSGCLLNPRCPYATDHCRQSEPALRTLPDRQSKCHYPLDDAGRPTR
- a CDS encoding IS5-like element ISSoEn1 family transposase, encoding MAKQKFKITNWPAYNNALRQRGDLTVWLDESAIAAWTESTPPEHRGRPLHYTDMAITTVLMIKRVFNLSLRALQGFVDSIFKLMGLSLRCPDYSLVSRRAKTVDISIKTPTRGEISHLVIDGTGLKVFGEGEWKVRQHGAERRRVWRKLHLAVDSATHEIICADLSLNGTTDAQALPGLINQTHRKIREASADSAYDTRYCHDALLRKKIKPLIPPRSGAQYWPARYHERNHAVANQHLSGNNDTWKKKVGYHRRSLAETAMFRFKTLLGGHLSLHDYDAQVGEAMAMVKALNRITLLGMPNSVRIM
- a CDS encoding helix-turn-helix transcriptional regulator, translated to MNYINGKSPVKLTTHLSDNTFTERELEIIFFSYQGLSSKEIALRLGISRRTVENRLCGLYQRANVHNIQQFREFCKDLSFDYYIPESFLQPKIIVIEAVNA